A window from Salvia miltiorrhiza cultivar Shanhuang (shh) chromosome 2, IMPLAD_Smil_shh, whole genome shotgun sequence encodes these proteins:
- the LOC131011524 gene encoding uncharacterized protein LOC131011524 — MATLPPPLNLKAAPFEATGSSSSAANKDRRMQSAEQLVLDLCNPDLRENALLELSKKRELFQDLAPLLWNSFGTIAALLQEIVSIYPVLSPPNLTPAQSNRVCNALALLQCVASHPDTRMLFLNAHIPLYLYPFLNTTSKSRPFEYLRLTSLGVIGALVKVDDTEVISFLLSTEIIPLCLRTMEMGSELSKTVATFIVQKILLDDVGLEYICTTAERFFAVGRVLGNMVAALAEQPSSRLLKHIIRCYLRLSDNPRACDALRSCLPDMLRDATFSSCLREDPTTRRWLQQLLHNVQGPRVAMQAGGFDHMMVN, encoded by the exons ATGGCAACCCTTCCTCCGCCGCTGAACTTGAAAGCCGCCCCCTTTGAGGCTACCGGCagctcctcctccgccgccaaCAAAGACCGCAGGATGCAATCCGCCGAGCAGTTGGTTCTCGATCTCTGCAATCCGGATCTCCGAGAAAATGCTCTGCTCGAACTTTCAAAG AAGAGAGAACTTTTTCAAGATTTGGCTCCATTGCTGTGGAATTCCTTCGGCACCATTGCTGCTCTTCTGCAG GAAATCGTCTCCATTTACCCAGTTTTATCACCGCCGAATCTGACTCCTGCACAGTCGAATAGAGTTTGCAATGCACTTGCTTTACTTCAG TGTGTGGCCTCACATCCAGACACAAGAATGTTATTCCTCAATG CGCACATTCCTCTGTACTTGTATCCTTTCCTTAATACGACCAGCAAATCAAGGCCCTTTGAGTATCTGAGGCTTACAAGTTTAGGCGTGATAGGTGCTTTGGTCAAG GTTGATGACACCGAAGTTATCAGTTTCCTTCTGTCTACGGAGATCATTCCCTTGTGCTTGCGCACTATGGAGATGGGAAGTGAATTGTCTAAGACA GTGGCAACTTTCATTGTGCAAAAGATTTTGCTTGATGATGTAGGCTTAGAGTATATATGCACCACCGCGGAGCGTTTTTTTGCAGTAGGTAGAGTGCTGGGGAACATGGTTGCTGCACTGGCCGAACAGCCTTCGTCTCGGTTGTTGAAACACATAATTAGATGCTATCTTCGATTGTCCGATAATCCAAG AGCTTGCGATGCCCTGAGAAGCTGTCTGCCCGACATGCTTAGAGACGCGACCTTCAGTAGCTGCCTTCGT GAGGATCCGACTACAAGGAGGTGGCTGCAGCAATTGCTTCACAACGTGCAAGGGCCTCGGGTTGCGATGCAAGCAGGTGGTTTTGATCATATGATGGTTAATTAA